Proteins from one bacterium genomic window:
- a CDS encoding glycosyltransferase translates to MKITLIASDESSAPLYRVRLLARVLSRRFDVEVLGFHFRPDALDPLAPRDFSYRGIAARPWPAFWQDARKLAQAITGDLIYAMKPRPTSYGLALALRAARGLPVVVDVDDWEPYMVAPYSRHALKNAVYGLPRLHEPNNYWATWTMDKLVGAADAITTVSTHFQRRYGGVLAPQYVDTARFDPEAYDREALRAEHGLTDFKVAVFAGIAQPNKGVGEIREALSRMGDRHPWRLAIVGPITPYAKALADEDERVLLFGTQPPEKTPAFLRMADVVALPQRQEPASMGQMPMKLYEAMAMACPVVSTAVSDIPSLLAGCGVVVPPRDLDALSRAIAGLLDDPKRSQALGEAARRRIRERYSYEAGAATLGCLFGALDARHRARKGRSPC, encoded by the coding sequence ATGAAGATCACCCTCATCGCCTCGGACGAGTCCAGTGCCCCGCTCTACCGGGTGCGCCTGCTGGCGCGCGTGCTCTCGCGCCGCTTCGACGTGGAGGTATTGGGCTTCCACTTCAGGCCAGACGCACTCGACCCCTTGGCCCCGCGCGACTTCTCGTATCGGGGCATCGCCGCCAGGCCCTGGCCGGCCTTCTGGCAGGACGCTCGCAAGCTCGCCCAAGCGATCACGGGCGATCTGATCTACGCCATGAAGCCCCGGCCGACCTCCTACGGCCTCGCGCTCGCGCTGCGCGCCGCGCGCGGCCTGCCGGTGGTGGTCGACGTGGACGACTGGGAGCCGTACATGGTGGCCCCCTACTCCCGCCACGCCCTGAAGAACGCCGTCTACGGCCTGCCGCGGCTGCACGAGCCAAACAACTACTGGGCGACCTGGACCATGGACAAGCTGGTCGGGGCCGCCGACGCCATCACCACCGTTTCGACCCACTTCCAGCGGCGCTACGGCGGCGTGCTCGCCCCCCAGTACGTGGACACGGCTCGCTTCGACCCCGAGGCCTACGACCGCGAGGCCCTGCGCGCCGAGCACGGCCTCACCGACTTTAAGGTCGCGGTGTTCGCGGGGATCGCCCAGCCCAACAAGGGGGTCGGCGAGATCCGCGAGGCCCTCTCGCGCATGGGGGACCGGCACCCGTGGCGCCTGGCCATCGTGGGGCCCATCACCCCCTACGCCAAGGCCCTGGCCGATGAGGACGAGCGGGTGCTGCTGTTCGGCACCCAGCCCCCCGAGAAGACGCCCGCCTTCTTGCGCATGGCCGACGTGGTGGCCCTGCCGCAGCGCCAGGAGCCCGCGAGCATGGGCCAGATGCCCATGAAGCTGTACGAGGCCATGGCCATGGCCTGCCCGGTGGTCTCGACCGCGGTCTCGGACATCCCCTCGCTGCTTGCGGGCTGCGGGGTGGTGGTCCCCCCCCGGGACCTGGACGCCCTCAGCCGCGCGATCGCAGGCCTCCTGGACGACCCCAAGCGATCCCAGGCCCTGGGCGAGGCGGCAAGACGCCGCATCCGCGAGCGGTACAGCTACGAGGCGGGGGCCGCGACGCTCGGGTGCCTCTTCGGCGCGCTGGATGCTCGGCACCGCGCGCGGAAAGGGAGGTCGCCGTGCTGA